The Vanrija pseudolonga chromosome 1, complete sequence genomic sequence CTTGCCCCATACAACTCGGACGGCAACCCTACGCCGGGTTTGCGGATCAAGAAGTCGATGCCCGACCTGCGCGGCTTCAACGGCCCTGTGGTTGCTCGTGAccccgcgcgcagcttgACGCCTCAGCGCTCGTCGGGCAACTTGCGCGCTGAGgctgccggtggtgccgtcATTGGCCGCGACTATTCCTCGATGGGAGCGTCGcatggccgccgcctcaacGGCCACGGCCTGGGCTCTGGCACCTTCAACAGCTTCTTCGGAACGCCTgttggcgcgccgcccgtgccgcctCTGCCTGCGTCGCTGCCCGACGGCACCTCGCTCacgggcgagtcgagctcgcAGCCTCTGCGCAACCCGCGCGGCCCGAtcggcgagtcgcgcggcTTTGCTTCTGGTGCGATCCGACCCATTTCGAGCTCGCTGCGTGGTGTCCCCGGTGCGCTTGCACTAGGTCGCCGCGTgagtgaggaggacgagcacgactcggcaacgtcgcgcacgcgcgaggagcttgatCTCTGAGAGCTGGGACGCGACCGCCATTTAACGCTCCATCTATAgagccggcgcaggcgctgAGTGACGACCACGACAAGAAACGGATTATACTACTaacaccacccccacccacgcaACTCCAACGCCATTCATCACCACCCACAGCCCGTCTTGAACATTATAGCTACAGCCTTGTGCCAATGCCAGGAGGGATATGTACTTGTATTGCGATGAGAACAGTTACGATAGCAGGGGTGTGCGGGTAGGGTACTGTGGGTCGAGGGTTGGATCGCTGGAATGGGACGCGTGGGATCAACATAAACAAACATTGCGATTCCAACGGGGAGCGGAGCGGCATTGAGGCTCAGGCTTTGACTCAGGCTCACGGCTCAGGTCCGCGGCACGGCAGGGCCGTAGTGCGAGAGGTGACGCACACGGAATGGGCTAGGCGATATCCAGCGGAGTGGAGTTGAGTTCGGTCGGACGCAAAATGCATGCATGGGTGGGTACACtactcgtcgccgtccatCTGCATATCGCTGCCagtgggcgacggcgcgcggggacCAGGGCTCAAgcgacggcggtcgtcgtcgtcatcatcgtcgcgcgggggcggggacTCGCGGCGGGGTGAATCGTCCCTCCTGGCAGAGCTCCGCCACGCGCCagcacgcgccgcacgcgcgggGTCATCACGTTCACGCTCACGGtcacgctcggcctcggcgtcgtcggcgccggcacgcccgCCAATCCGGCTCCCGaggcctcctccgcccgcctccctcctctcGCGCGCTTCGCGCTCCCCGCCCCGGTCCCACCGGTCCATGTCGGCGCGACTAGAGCGCTCAAACTGCGGCCTggcgtccgcgccgcgctcccacCTGTCCCCGCTCAGCcttcggcggcgaggcggcgcgcggctgtCGACGGTCCGCCAGGCGTCGTTTGACCGCCCGCCAGACTCGGGGTCGCGGTATCGCatcgcgccgcggcctgggTTAGTGTGTTAGCTAACAGCCGAAGAGGAAGAAGCTACGCACCCTTGTACACTACCCCGCCAGactcgcgcaccgccgcccgctcggTCGCGATCTGCGTCTTGATCTCGGACAGCTTGTCGCGTctcgcggcctcgaggcgctccttctcctcgcgctcgaggcgcgcatcgagctcgtccagcgTCTCcttgcgcggcgagcgcgagtcccgacgccgctggggggagcgcgagcggtcTCGATCCCGCCCGTCCTTCTCTTTCCGCTTACGCctctcctcgcgccgctcttcgcgctcgcgctccttgcgctccCTGCGTTCCttgcgccgccgacgctcctcctcgtcctccgagtcAGAGGacacgctcggcgtgcgAGGCCTCGTTACTGCAGgcttgcgcagctcgagctcgcctgCGTGCGAGACGATGACGGGTGAGTGCGGCCTGTCGCGCCCGTCCGTCTCGAGCTTGCCGATCGCGCGGATGTGCTCCATGCCCGATACGACGCGGCCGAAGACACTGGCCGGTCAGCGGGTCCCTTGAATCCGAGGGAGAGCGACCTACACGTGCTTGCCTGTCAGGTGCGGCGCAGCCGCCAGCGTGATGAACCACTGTGAGCCGTTGGTGTCTGGCCCGCGGTTCGCCATGACAAGGagactggcgtcagctcgtgAGGGTGATGGGCGAGCTCACCCCTCCCGGTCCacctcggtgccgtcgcccGACAGCCGCTCGTCCTTGAACATGCCGCCGTAGATGCTCTCCCCGCCCGATCCGTTACGCTTGGTAAAGTCGCCGCCTTGGATCATGAAGCCGTCAATGACACGGTGGACAGGGCTGCCCTTGTAGCTGAGCGTGGCGCCGGACGCGCTCTGGCCCTTCTCGCCAGTCGAGAGGGCACGGAAGCTGGCGGGTTAGCAAGCTACAGGGAAATTGAACCCACTTCTCAGCTGTCTTGGGCACGCTAGATGGTTAGCTGGCACACGAGCAGACGTGGACTGGACGTACACATCGGTGAAGAGCTCGAACTGGGTCTTTAGCGGGGCTGAGGGAGCCAGAAAAgagccacactcaccactACACGCCCCAGCGGCTTGTCGCCGACTGTAAAGTCGAAAAAGGTGCGCGGGAGGGGCATTTCTCCTGCGGCTGTTGAGGTTGAAGGCGAGATGCAAAGTTGGGTTCCAAGTCGAGCAGCTGAACAGTGGAGGTGGGCGATGGGAAATTTGGTCCCGCTGGCTTTGGGTGAGGTTGAAGGCTGGGCTGTTTATCACCCATGTATCGGCCTCAGTATGCTATGCTACGCGCTGAAGGAGCATGCATGCACCTTGTAGATGCCATTGAAGTCAATAAACCCATGCATTGCTATGGGTTCTGAGGGACAATGGGGTGTGGCATGATTGACGCGTCGCGGAGATGCGCGCCACCTCCGCTGCGTTGTTGTTCGCAGGTAAACACGACCCCGTCTGACGAGTTCGAGTGCACCAAACTCAcactcctcgtcctcccagTCCATCATATCAAACGCACATCTATAATCAACACCAGTGTAACGTCAAGCACATACGACATCATCAAGGTCTCTGGCGGACCGATCGCAGCTGTACTAGCTCCCACAACACACacgcgaccgcgtcgcgcacggTGACACCATGGGCCGTGAGATCATCTCGATCCAGGCCGGGCAGGCCGGAAACCAGAGTACGTTGGGTGTGGGCTATGTTGGATCCTGCTGACAGAACCAGTTGGACAGCAGGTGGGTTGCAGCCGCGGCTGCGATGCCGCTCTCGACTCCCACTGACGCCCCCAGTTCTGGCAAAAGCTATGTGCGGAACACGGCATCTCGCCGAACGGCATGCTCGAGGActgggccgagggcgggcaGGGCGACAGGAAGGACGTGTTCTTCTaccaggccgacgacgagcactACATCCCCCGCGCGATCCTGATTGACCTTGAACCAAGAGTGAGTGCGGAGCTTGCGACgaagctgacgccgcccagGTAATCAACAACATCCTCTCGTCGCCTTTCAAGGGCTTGTACAACCCTGAGAACATCTACGTGTCCAAGCacggtggtggcgcgggAAATAACTGGGCACAGGGATACAATGCTGGCGAGAAGGTGTACGAGGACCTGATGGAGATGATCGACCGCGAGGCGGACGGCAGCGACTcgctcgaggtgggttgcGCGCGTGGACTCGGCTGA encodes the following:
- the cyp12 gene encoding Peptidyl-prolyl cis-trans isomerase D codes for the protein MPLPRTFFDFTVGDKPLGRVVFELFTDVVPKTAENFRALSTGEKGQSASGATLSYKGSPVHRVIDGFMIQGGDFTKRNGSGGESIYGGMFKDERLSGDGTEVDREGLLVMANRGPDTNGSQWFITLAAAPHLTGKHVVFGRVVSGMEHIRAIGKLETDGRDRPHSPVIVSHAGELELRKPAVTRPRTPSVSSDSEDEEERRRRKERRERKEREREERREERRKRKEKDGRDRDRSRSPQRRRDSRSPRKETLDELDARLEREEKERLEAARRDKLSEIKTQIATERAAVRESGGVVYKGRGAMRYRDPESGGRSNDAWRTVDSRAPPRRRRLSGDRWERGADARPQFERSSRADMDRWDRGGEREARERREAGGGGLGSRIGGRAGADDAEAERDRERERDDPARAARAGAWRSSARRDDSPRRESPPPRDDDDDDDRRRLSPGPRAPSPTGSDMQMDGDE